The sequence below is a genomic window from Deltaproteobacteria bacterium.
AGATGATGGACGGCCTGGGGCTGGCGGAAACCACCCCGGGGCCGCTGATCCTGGTGACGGAGTTCGTCGGCTACATCGCCGCCTACCGGGCGGGCGGGTTGAGCATGGGCATTGCCGGCGCGGTGGTCACGCTCTGGGTCACGTTCGCTCCGTGCTTCCTGTGGATATTCGCCGGCGCCCCCTACATCGAGCAGCTCACGGCCCAGCCGCGGCTCAAGGGCGCCCTGGAGGCCATCACGGCCGCGGTGGTAGGCGTCATCCTCAACCTCTCCATCTGGTTCAGCCTGCACGTCCTGTTCGCCGAGCTGTCGTCCCACCAGAGCGGCCCGGTCAAGCTCCTGGTGCCGGACTGGTACTCCCTGGACTGGCGGGTCCTGGCGGTCGGCCTCGTCAGCGCGATCATGCTC
It includes:
- a CDS encoding chromate transporter, which codes for MMDGLGLAETTPGPLILVTEFVGYIAAYRAGGLSMGIAGAVVTLWVTFAPCFLWIFAGAPYIEQLTAQPRLKGALEAITAAVVGVILNLSIWFSLHVLFAELSSHQSGPVKLLVPDWYSLDWRVLAVGLVSAIMLLWRHQSLMSTLGVAALMGLGFGAMDYLAG